The proteins below are encoded in one region of Solenopsis invicta isolate M01_SB chromosome 8, UNIL_Sinv_3.0, whole genome shotgun sequence:
- the LOC105208028 gene encoding uncharacterized protein LOC105208028, with translation MRLYAVALVTWAAFITISAEHNIAKLSDEKVIDYTTFHDLPYDLKQIVQPYVTDVEAKSSGRTDAEDHSDVFQNAGLSRSAVHAGEERGSNGVSTTDSSSPGSIYATPLAETSIRLETTDKYPFREYASHEQPRYTDDVLLVENAGSFGQKVQHGHPRDETIVRTTVRTSEGQRDGEYTSFQRPFSSTRSPLENEDDRKRPHTPATREAFVLKKESNFPDDDSSSDDSKVIKSETFAENSDKVFSEITTESTSPGNVASILENDIVPEILPTPQARLFRARNDTADEKTAEKSIESAEKTENVVRTSTSVEISPSLQVRFSGPIVVADLPNRETQEMVIDYMDDASEAYRPVENAEITAEANAEGTKVAASSSITSSVMLNPLQVGITLMNANQGRLTDESEQSETIDYVQDYPQEDLQRLGTADKEFVKSNGNQSRIDYQDENFEREIEKSVGIDAQKVPNNSVEIQKSVELYHTAPIQEIHYPPEYVQTTNLGVIETNNIGNLQRSKQPYDQVEQSELRPTYNVYQGNDQDEKSVIKTHASTFSQNLNRHEYNALEEDAGRPMTSAVGAEYTSSTTREQTPLEVQQPIKYNGYQSTLLTPNQYDDTLYDQSNVRQNFNGNDNGVPPRAKLIGSSTRQEAASEPVKPYVPNTYQYSVQQPQSNQPYDHQQQFRSPEIRRPEVQQLLLRIIPEGASANGGFLVPIPRPSYPIEKIVHMSHPVEKIPVERLVEKKVQIQMLPQQYPVHVQVPAERVVEKQIRLPQTYPLHIERVVEKRVPYTVQRLIVQPPPYPLHAVRLPGAAYPATYSATAPIEQPVHATVPMEKATEKPAVSSRPPSPPRPLYRVNTDRPTGGGNSVETRFTKYYQKPQEAIFAENANLQHGLAPAGGFSFAPQLQSDTNVSQFYSIPYGRPYDYNIDVGKNFVPTAHFSNVKLVILPKKFANHVIFRPQTTTPAYVIPSFGRQILYNLVEKDKTIKDEYVGPAPPRKTSQSKVFLQTPAKSPQFTTSAAQSSLAALRKSRQPETQHHGSFRQSKMEYGFKPPMVPSIQYDENTASKVEN, from the exons ATGAGACTCTACGCT GTTGCTCTTGTAACATGGGCGGCATTCATAACAATATCTGCGGAACATAACATCGCAAAATTGAGTGATGAAAAG GTTATCGATTACACGACGTTTCATGATTTGCCGTATGATTTGAAGCAGATAGTACAGCCGTACGTGACGGACGTAGAGGCGAAGAGTTCTGGGCGGACGGACGCCGAAGATCATTCTGACGTTTTCCAGAATGCCGGATTAAGTAGATCAGCAGTTCACGCCGGCGAAGAGAGAGGATCGAATGGTGTTTCCACGACCGATTCCTCCTCGCCAGGATCGATTTATGCGACGCCGCTCGCCGAGACAAGTATCCGTTTAGAGACAACCGACAAGTATCCATTTAGAGAGTATGCAAGTCACGAGCAGCCAAGGTACACCGACGATGTGCTCCTCGTCGAAAATGCCGGTAGTTTTGGGCAAAAAGTCCAGCACGGTCACCCGCGTGACGAAACGATTGTCAGGACTACCGTGCGGACCAGCGAGGGCCAAAGGGATGGCGAGTACACGAGTTTCCAGAGGCCCTTCAGCAGCACCAGGTCGCCTCTCGAAAATGAAGATGACCGTAAAAGGCCTCACACGCCGGCTACTCGGGAGGCATTTGTGCTGAAGAAGGAAAGTAATTTTCCAGACGACGATTCGTCTTCTGACGATTCTAAAGTAATCAAGTCTGAAACATTCGCGGAAAATTCCGATAAAGTTTTCAGTGAAATCACAACGGAAAGCACGTCGCCCGGCAACGTTGCCTCGATCCTTGAGAACGACATCGTGCCCGAAATTCTTCCGACGCCACAAGCGAGATTATTTCGAGCGCGTAATGACACCGCGGATGAAAAAACCGCAGAGAAATCTATCGAGTCTGCTGAAAAAACGGAGAACGTTGTGAGAACGTCGACGTCCGTGGAGATCAGTCCCTCGCTTCAAGTGAGATTTTCAGGCCCCATCGTAGTGGCCGACTTGCCTAATAGAGAAACTCAGGAGATGGTTATTGATTATATGGACGATGCATCCGAGGCGTACAGGCCAGTCGAGAACGCCGAGATTACCGCGGAGGCCAACGCCGAAGGCACCAAAGTGGCGGCTTCCTCCAGCATAACATCCTCGGTTATGCTGAACCCGCTGCAGGTCGGAATCACGCTGATGAACGCCAATCAAGGTAGACTGACGGACGAGAGTGAGCAATCTGAGACGATAGACTATGTCCAGGACTATCCCCAGGAAGATCTACAACGCTTAGGGACTGCGGATAAGGAATTTGTCAAAAGCAACGGGAACCAGTCACGTATCGATTACCAGGATGAGAACTTTGAACGCGAGATCGAGAAGAGTGTTGGAATCGACGCGCAAAAAGTTCCCAACAACTCGGTCGAGATTCAAAAGTCCGTCGAGCTGTACCACACCGCGCCGATACAGGAGATCCATTATCCTCCGGAATACGTTCAAACTACAAACCTCGGTGTCATCGAAACGAATAATATTGGGAATTTACAGCGATCGAAGCAACCATACGATCAGGTCGAGCAATCAGAATTGCGGCCGACTTATAATGTTTATCAAG GTAACGACCAGGACGAAAAGAGCGTCATTAAGACGCACGCATCCACGTTCTCGCAGAACCTTAACCGGCACGAATACAACGCCCTCGAGGAGGACGCTGGCAGACCGATGACCTCGGCCGTGGGCGCCGAGTACACGTCGAGTACTACTCGCGAGCAAACGCCCCTCGAGGTGCAGCAGCCGATCAAATATAACGGCTACCAGTCGACTCTGTTAACACCGAATCAATATGATGACACGTTGTACGATCAATCCAACGTACGACAGAATTTTAACGGCAACGATAACGGCGTACCGCCACGCGCGAAACTCATCGGTAGCTCCACGAGGCAAGAAGCAGCGAGCGAGCCCGTGAAACCGTACGTACCGAATACGTATCAGTATTCGGTGCAGCAGCCGCAATCGAATCAACCGTACGATCATCAGCAGCAATTTCGATCGCCGGAGATAAGGCGACCGGAGGTTCAGCAACTCCTTCTCAGGATAATACCCGAGGGAGCGTCCGCGAACGGAGGCTTCCTGGTGCCGATCCCACGACCCTCCTACCCTATCGAAAAGATCGTTCACATGTCGCATCCGGTCGAGAAGATACCGGTGGAGCGGCTGGTTGAGAAGAAGGTGCAGATACAGATGCTGCCGCAGCAGTATCCCGTGCACGTGCAGGTGCCGGCCGAACGTGTGGTGGAGAAGCAGATCCGCCTGCCACAGACCTATCCGCTCCACATTGAACGGGTGGTCGAGAAGAGGGTGCCATATACGGTTCAGCGATTAATAGTGCAGCCTCCTCCGTACCCGCTGCACGCCGTGAGACTACCCGGTGCGGCTTACCCGGCGACCTATTCGGCAACGGCACCGATCGAGCAACCGGTGCACGCAACGGTTCCGATGGAGAAGGCCACGGAGAAGCCGGCGGTCTCCTCGCggcctccttctcctcctcggCCGCTGTACCGCGTGAACACGGACAGGCCGACTGGCGGCGGCAACTCGGTCGAGACCAGGTTCACCAAGTATTACCAGAAGCCGCAAGAAGCGATCTTTGCCGAGAACGCGAATCTCCAGCACGGTCTCGCACCCGCCGGCGGCTTCTCGTTCGCGCCGCAGCTGCAGAGCGACACGAACGTGTCGCAATTTTACAGCATTCCCTACGGCAGACCGTACGACTACAACATCGACGTCGGCAAGAACTTTGTTCCCACCGCGCACTTCTCCAACGTTAAGCTGGTGATCCTGCCGAAGAAGTTCGCCAATCACGTGATATTCCGGCCACAAACGACCACGCCGGCGTACGTGATACCGTCCTTCGGACGGCAGATCCTGTACAATCTGGTGGAGAAGGATAAAACGATCAAGGACGAGTACGTGGGTCCTGCGCCGCCGCGCAAAACCTCGCAGAGCAAGGTGTTTCTTCAAACGCCTGCGAAGTCGCCGCAGTTCACCACGAGCGCCGCTCAATCGTCATTAGCCGCGCTGAGAAAATCCAGGCAACCTGAAACGCAGCATCACGGAAGTTTCAGGCAATCGAAAATGGAGTACGGCTTCAAGCCGCCTATGGTGCCGTCCATTCAGTACGACGAAAATACCGCCAGTAAAGTAGAGAATTAA